From the Excalfactoria chinensis isolate bCotChi1 chromosome 1, bCotChi1.hap2, whole genome shotgun sequence genome, one window contains:
- the THAP12 gene encoding 52 kDa repressor of the inhibitor of the protein kinase, with the protein MPNFCAAPNCTRKSTQSDLAFFRFPRDPVRCQRWVENCRRADLEDKTPDQLNKHYRLCAKHFETSMICRSSPYRTVLRDNAVPTIFDLTSHLNNPHSRHRKRIKELSEDEIRTLKQQKINEAFEREQATQELNESSAQNAVSEEGGEQQEEKCAPLTLEERENKDYLKSLFEILILMGKQNIPLESHNADGLPEDIYTSDNFQALLEYRINSGDEVLRKRFEMTAVNLEYCSKMQQKQMLEICESCIREETLREVRDSHFFSIVTDEVVDIAGEEHLPVLVRFVDDSHNLREEFIGFLPYEADPEILAVKFHTTITEKWGLNMEYCRGQAYIVSSGFASKMKVVATRLLEKYPQAVYTLCSSCALNVWLAKSVPVVGVSMALGTIEEVRCLFSRSPQLLVELDNTISALFRNNEEKGNELKEICRSQWTGRHDTFEVLVDLMQALVLCLDAVSNDSTVRWNNFIAGRAFVLSSALTDFDFIVTIVILKNVLSFTRAFGKNLQGQTSDVFFAASSLTAVLHSLNEVMENIEVYHEFWFEEATNLAAKLDVQIKLPGKFRRSQQGNLDAELTSENYYKEILSVPTVEHIIQELKDIFSEQHLKALKCLSLVPSVMGQLKFNTSEEHHADMYKNDLPNPDTLSAELHCWRIKWKHRGKDIELPATIYEALHLPDIKYFPNVYALLKVLCILPVMKVENEKYEIGRKRLKAYLKNTMTEQRSSNLALLNINIDIKHDLDLMVDTYIKLYPGKVEFQADFLPSNNSEVTESA; encoded by the exons ATGCCGAACTTCTGCGCGGCCCCCAATTGTACCCGCAAGAGCACGCAGTCCGACCTGGCCTTCTTCCGCTTCCCCCGGGATCCGGTCAG GTGTCAAAGATGGGTAGAGAACTGTCGAAGGGCCGATTTAGAAGATAAAACTCCAGATCAACTCAACAAGCACTACAGACTGTGCGCTAAACATTTCGAGACCTCTATGATATGTAGAAGT AGCCCTTACAGAACAGTTTTAAGAGATAATGCTGTGCCAACTATATTTGATCTTACAAGTCATCTGAACAATCCCCACAGCAGACATAGAAAACGGATAAAAGAGCTG agtgaAGATGAAATAAGAACACTGAAGCAGCAAAAGA ttAATGAAGCTTTTGAACGGGAACAGGCAACTCAAGAactgaatgaaagcagtgcACAAAATGCTGTCTCAGAGGAAGGTGGGgagcagcaagaggaaaaatgtgCTCCTTTAActctggaagaaagagaaaacaaggatTACCTTAAGTCGTTGTTTGAAATTTTGATCCTTATGGGTAAACAAAATATCCCCTTGGAGAGCCATAATGCGGATGGGCTTCCAGAAGATATTTATACTTCAGATAACTTTCAGGCTCTGCTGGAATACAGAATCAATTCTGGAGATGAAGTTTTAAGGAAGCGGTTTGAGATGACTGCAGTCAATCTTGAATATTGTTctaaaatgcagcagaaacaaatgcttGAGATCTGCGAGAGCTGCATTAGAGAAGAAACATTGAGGGAAGTAAGAGACTCGCACTTCTTTTCTATTGTCACTGATGAAGTAGTAGACATAGCAGGAGAGGAACATTTGCCAGTCCTGGTGAGATTTGTTGATGATTCTCATAATCTGAGAGAAGAATTCATAGGGTTTTTACCTTATGAGGCTGATCCTGAAATATTAGCTGTTAAGTTCCATACGACTATTACTGAAAAGTGGGGTCTGAACATGGAATATTGTCGGGGTCAAGCCTACATTGTCTCCAGTGGGTTTGCTTCTAAAATGAAAGTTGTGGCTACAAGACTCTTGGAGAAGTATCCACAAGCTGTGTATACGCTGTGTTCCTCTTGTGCCTTAAATGTATGGTTGGCAAAGTCGGTTCCCGTTGTTGGTGTTTCCATGGCCCTAGGAACAATCGAAGAAGTTCGCTGTCTTTTTAGTCGATCTCCACAATTACTGGTGGAACTGGACAACacaatttctgctctttttcgGAACAACGAGGAGAAAGGTAATGAGCTGAAGGAGATCTGCCGTTCTCAGTGGACGGGCAGGCATGATACTTTTGAGGTTTTGGTGGATCTCATGCAAGCTTTAGTGCTGTGTTTGGACGCGGTAAGCAACGATTCCACTGTCAGGTGGAACAACTTCATTGCTGGTCGAGCATTTGTACTTTCAAGTGCTTTAACAGATTTTGACTTCATCGTCACTATCGTCATTCTGAAAAATGTTCTGTCTTTTACGAGAGCAtttgggaaaaatctgcagggACAAACATCAGATGTATTCTTCGCAGCTAGCAGCCTAACAGCAGTATTGCATTCTCTGAATGAAGTGATGGAGAATATTGAAGTTTACCATGAGTTTTGGTTTGAGGAAGCAACAAATTTGGCTGCAAAACTGGATGTACAAATTAAACTCCCTGGAAAATTTCGCAGGTCGCAACAGGGTAACTTGGATGCTGAGTTAACGTCAGAAAATTACTACAAGGAAATTCTTAGCGTCCCTACAGTGGAACATATAATTCAAGAATTAAAAGATATATTCTCAGAACAACATTTAAAAGCTCTGAAGTGTTTATCTTTAGTGCCCTCAGTCATGGGTCAACTCAAATTCAATACGTCTGAGGAGCATCATGCTGACATGTACAAAAATGACTTACCTAATCCGGACACGCTTTCTGCTGAGCTTCATTGTTGGAGAATCAAGTGGAAGCACAGAGGAAAGGATATTGAACTTCCAGCTACTATTTATGAAGCACTTCACTTGCCAGACATAAAGTATTTCCCTAATGTATATGCACTGCTTAAAGTCTTGTGCATTCTTCCAGTGATGAAAGTGGAGAATGAGAAATACGAAATAGGACGGAAGCGCTTAAAGGCATACCTGAAAAACACCATGACAGAGCAAAGGTCAAGCAACCTAGCTTTGCTGAACATAAACATTGATATAAAACATGACTTAGACTTAATGGTGGACACCTACATTAAACTCTATCCAGGTAAAGTGGAATTTCAAGCAGACTTTCTTCCCTCGAACAACTCTGAAGTAACAGAAAGcgcttaa